A genomic window from Carassius auratus strain Wakin unplaced genomic scaffold, ASM336829v1 scaf_tig00044653, whole genome shotgun sequence includes:
- the LOC113087346 gene encoding transmembrane protein 121B-like: MNTMTAEIIKDISQPDSPVSSAPENGQLLFIRSVASRRDTQTTSGSANLEEGSSQPLVSSSATAQPQSYTMTSGEFMQSTPLFVQRSNKNMFYKILCFLVLVLQGGMLDFYLIIFTDLYWCSWIATDLVVISGWAIFFMKNARSKRERACGFHQKGSIFGCNLGEFTFAYLAWLIYVIASTPKVVLVLETSILDLIALKVPFGITGFKITMLLCAPLLYCLINSVIEDPNGSTRFHSQGCFMSTCLDILDSFTLVELLLKNEIPSIYLRYTVISVYFIALGVPVVWLYELTASEMNCRWIWARFFTGVLLNGPLLVVRCFLVFVYKTPISVFMFKNIFFLGCKCLELVEQCTSLRGVRRFARGRGGNPSQFSHCVSENDMCPHGYVNTLAVNTQS, translated from the coding sequence ATGAATACAATGACCGCTGAAATCATAAAAGACATCTCCCAGCCCGACTCACCTGTCTCCTCAGCACCAGAAAACGGACAGCTGTTGTTCATCCGAAGCGTCGCGTCCAGGAGGGACACGCAGACCACCAGCGGCAGCGCCAACCTCGAGGAGGGCAGCTCCCAGCCCCTGGTCTCCTCCTCAGCCACAGCTCAGCCTCAGTCTTACACCATGACATCGGGCGAATTCATGCAGTCCACCCCGCTGTTCGTGCAGAGGTCTAATAAGAACATGTTTTATAAGATCCTGTGTTTCCTCGTGCTCGTTCTTCAAGGAGGCATGCTGGATTTCTACCTCATCATCTTCACGGATCTCTACTGGTGCTCGTGGATAGCCACGGATTTGGTGGTTATATCGGGATGGGCGATCTTCTTCATGAAAAACGCCAGGAGCAAGCGAGAACGAGCGTGTGGTTTCCACCAGAAGGGCTCCATCTTCGGATGCAACCTCGGGGAGTTCACCTTCGCGTACCTGGCATGGCTCATCTACGTGATCGCGTCCACCCCGAAAGTGGTGCTCGTCCTGGAAACGTCCATCCTCGATCTGATCGCCCTCAAGGTGCCGTTTGGCATCACCGGGTTTAAAATAACCATGCTGCTGTGCGCGCCTTTGCTTTACTGCCTCATCAACTCCGTCATCGAAGATCCGAACGGCTCCACGCGCTTTCACTCCCAAGGCTGCTTCATGAGCACCTGCTTAGACATCCTAGACAGCTTCACGCTGGTGGAACTGCTCCTTAAAAACGAAATCCCGAGCATTTACCTTAGGTACACGGTTATATCGGTGTATTTCATCGCACTGGGAGTCCCGGTTGTTTGGCTTTACGAGTTGACGGCCTCAGAGATGAACTGTCGCTGGATATGGGCGAGGTTCTTCACCGGCGTGCTGCTCAACGGTCCGCTCTTGGTGGTCAGATGTTTCCTCGTCTTTGTTTACAAAACACCCATATCGGTTTTCATGTTCAAGAACATCTTCTTCTTGGGGTGTAAGTGCCTGGAGCTGGTTGAACAGTGCACGTCCTTAAGAGGTGTCCGACGGTTTGCACGTGGACGCGGGGGAAACCCATCCCAGTTCTCCCACTGCGTTTCCGAAAACGACATGTGTCCTCACGGCTATGTGAACACGCTGGCTGTCAATACTCAGTCGTAG